AATTTTCTGGCATTGCTGTAGTCTTAGTTCCTTGAAAAGTGTTAAATTTCAGTGTCATTGTCATGCACAGTAAGCTTGAACGTAAGAAACTGTCATTTCTTGGAATATTCTAATGCATATTTTCCTGGGAAATATTCTTCAGTATGTATTCCACAGTATGGAATTTATGCTCTTCTGGATGTATTTGTTATTTGCCAAAAAATAGGTAGAGGAGAGGCTTCTATAATGTCAGCACAACACTtattagctttttaaaataatttcagcaacTTTAAGATAGTATCACAAGGAtgtaagaagaaagaaattgatGTGATTATCAGTGAACTGGAGTCAAAAATTTAAGTTACAGCAACAGCAAAGCCTATTAATACTGAAAAGCACTGACTGAGTCTGTCAAACTCTGCACACTGCAAACAATGTCACCTGCTAACCCTATGTCTTGAATACTCTTAAACAGCTTTACCAAGAAAGTAAGTCTGTCTTTAAGCACCAGAACTGATCTTGTTGATTCTGTCACATGAACTATGTTTAGGAAAGATTCACCCCACTATCCATTTACTTGGCAATTGTCTTTCATGTAAATAAGGTGAACTGCTAATAGTATCCTTCTGCCTGttaatttccttcagaaaatatCTGAACAGGCTTTGCCCATTCAAAGAAGCCACTGGCAATATTACAGTTTTGGAAAAGAAGCCTTCTAATCAAAGACTCAAGGGACTCAATCTACATAGTTGAAGAGAAGTGAGAAATTATATCCTCTATGTTATAAGTATTTCAATGAGGAACAAAAGTATGGGAACAGCAGGCTCACAGTGAAAAGCAAGCTGCCAAGGAGAGTAATTATCCATTGGGCACTAATGAAGTATGTTTTACTTGCAATGCTTAAAGGAAGAGCAGAGGTTTATTCTCTTCTGAAAACAATGGCCTTATGGAAGTAGAAATTTATCCAGGCAGCCCAGTGTCCTGTGTTACACAGATCAGACTGGGTGATCCCTAAGGACCTTCCTGCCTTGGAAAGAATCATGAGTGTTCAGAgacaagaagaaacagaagttgCAAGTACCTCTTCTGGTATTTAAATCCAAATCATCTCATCTCACGGTCTGTAAACAGCTGCTAGCTGGTTAATGTATAATTACAGCAAAGTCACAATTAAAATTCTCTTGATATTATCTATTCTTTGTAGATCTTACCTCGGTCAAAAGGCTGTGATGAAGAAAAGTTTCGCCAGAGTTTGAACAAGTTATTGCTGGTCCAATTACCATAACACCTTCAATTTTTGCAAGTTAGCTTTTCACTGTGGGTTATGCTATCCTGTTAGATAGTGCCAGACAGTTTGTACAGTAAGGAAATGTCTGAGGGTCTGATATAATCAGACCTGTCTCTAGGTCACAACACCCTCAGAAAAATGATCATACCCTTCATTTCCTCCATTTTAATGaggttcttttttaaaaaacaaagtcttaaaaattcagaaaaggcTTCTTTTCCAAATTGTTTGTGAAGACTGACGCAGGAGAATTTCTGTGTTAACTGCAAGTGAAGGTTTGACAAATGTGTCTCTGTTAATTCACACAGGTCCTGATGGAGAGAAGACCTGGCCGAAGAAATACCCATTTTGTGGAGGAGTATTCCAATCACCAATTGATTTCCACAAAGCTATTCTCCAGTATGATTCGAATCTCTTGCCTTTAGAATTCATAGGCTATAACGTGCCCTCCACTGACCAGTTTACATTGATCAATAATGGCCATTCAGGTAAGGGAGCTCACAGACAGCAAGGAATGGTAAAagaaagagctgcaggaactccctgttttttttttttaacttcatggGTAATCCTTTGATTATTAGATTAAATTAAGCTGCTAATCAGATGAGAAAGCCTTCACATCAGCATACCTACACCAACAGAACAGGCTagagaaatttgggaaagtACTAAGTACAAATGGATTCCTAgtaagtaaaattttaaataaagaaatttaaaataaactctaGGCATGCCAGAATTAATGCCCAAGGTTTTCTTATTACTTTGGTTGAGATGCACCGAAACAGAAACAGACTTTGTGATTCTGCTAAAAAGAGGTTAACTAATAACATATGAGCAATGGATCTCTTCAATTCATCAAAGCAGCTCAATTGAATTAGGTGAGGGcatggggaagaggaaaaaatgtaggAGCACCATTCTGCTCTTTTGAGTAGAGATAGAAACCTCTTTAGTGTAAGGTAAGATAGACAGTGATACATAGTGATAGgtgagaagacagaaaaataattacaaatagTGTACAAACAGGTCCTCCCCACAGTAGCACCAAATCAGTGTCAGTACAGTAGGTAAAGGCAGAGATGATGCTGTCTCATAAAGGTCTCCCATAATGACACAATATACAATACCAGTGAGTCAGCCCCAccatttttcattccttcctgAAACACTTGAAGACATAGAAATAAGAATAATTATAAAGCCCTCCTTCTTTGTATCCTCCTTTATTGCAGAAGTATCAAAATAACCTGCATTATAAAACGGCTTCTGTTCTCACATGCTTGGTTATGAATTGACCAACATgcaaaaatcaccttttttatcattctttcaGTGAAGCTGACCTGCTCAATTGAACATCATAAGCCCATTCTTCAGTAAGAGCCAACCTCTTGGGACAGACTCCTGGTTTTCCTCTTGACCAATTTCTCCTTTAAAACCAGGTTGCTTCAGACTAGGAATGGCTGGAACATCCTTTCCTTGTGTGCCTTCATTTCCTAAAAGTCCTTCTCAGTCCTAAGTGAAAGACTGAACTGTCACAGTTGAATGCACCAGGCTGATGTGACAGGCAATaggcagagaaggaaatcttgtCATTGTGTACTTGAAGGGTGCCAGAGTGCAGAAGGAGCCAAAAGAACAGCACTGAGAGCCTGTCCCTCCCAAAGCAGTCACACAGGTAAAAGCAAATTCCTTGGAGAACCTAAGTCACTACCACTGTCAGATCTCACCTCTAAAACACGAAGTTTGATTATTTCCTAAAGAAAGTCAAGACAAAAGTGTAACCCCCtcaagaaaatgggaattcatTTACAATGTCAGTGCCCTCCTAGAAAGCAGTAGAGATGCATCCTACTCTAGAAACCACACTTAGatataaattaatttacctCTGAGTAACAAAATTTATCCTCTGTTGGCCTGATCATTATACTATCTGCTGCTAACTTCTTTTTCAGCTACAGGAAACCAGTAGGATGCTTAGTATTGTGCTGTCAAGTCATTCCTATATGATGTTTGATGTTCTTCACCAGCCAGCTCATTCAGACACAATCACCCATATCAGCTAGACTGAAAACAGTCGAGCTCAAAAAAAATCCCGTTTCAGTAGGAGTCTAAAACTACAGAGGGTCACAGCTGTTATTTCGCTACGGTTTTGAGCCTTGTTTCCCCTGAAAAACATGTCCAGGGCAGTCCAAACCCAAACTGTATTCAGTCTGGAAAATAATACAGATAAATTGCAAAATAATCAATCTGTTCTTGACATAAGCCATTGCCTTATGAAGTACCAAATGCTCCAAGTGAACAGCTGAGACGTTTCTGCTGGCTTGAGAATTACTACTGCAATTTctacacaaaaaacccccaacaagCCAGACTGCCTTCCACACCCAAGAGCCTTAGTGAGGAGAAAGGAGGGTCATGCATACAAAGGTGTTGCTCCAGCATGTCAAGAGAAGAGATGTTCCTTCTTAAGGCCTAGGATTATCTTGCTGTTTGACATCAATGTTCTGGATTTTGGGAGCAGCAAGAAAAGAGGGgagtttatttggttttatccTGTGTCCCTAAAAGAAGATTAAGAGGCAGCAGAGTTCAATATAACAGGGGATATAAATTACCAcgagaaatattaatttattaagcAATTTTCAACCATTATAAGGGGATTGAAAGAAGATACATGAGCCTAAATTTTGCTTTGACACATCAATAATTGTTTCTTCAATGTCTGAGATAAATTCACATTCTTCAAAGATTTTCTGTAGCAACAATTGTCACATTAAATTCACGTATTTAGGAAAATAGAAATGGGTAGGTTCTAAATGCTCTAAATCCTGATCTACCAAGAAAGGCTTAAAGAGAACACAAGTGTTTATCTCCTACCATGGACTGAGATGGATTTGAGTCAAGAATCTGCTTTTTTCATGCTCCATATACAATATACTTAGACTCGGTATTTTTATTTGTCCTGTTCCTGAGAGCTATCATTTGTTCCTATCTGGTTTTGATCTGCTTACAGTGAAAATGTATCTGTCACCTGCTATGTCCATCAGAAACCTCCCATTTGAATACACTGCATCTCAACTTCACCTGCACTGGGGAAACCAGAACAAGTCTGAAGGCTCTGAGCACACCGTCGGCGGGAAGCATTTTGCAGCAGAGGTAAGGCAGACCAGCTCAGATCTGGGGAAAGAAGCAAAGAAGGTTGGGGAGGTTCTATTATTTCAAAGTGGGATCTCTGTCTTGGGTGAATGACTGTAAAAGGCTGTGAGGTTCTAAGCCAAGTATTTATCATCTGGGGATGTACAAGAAAAATGGCTTGtgcacaacaaaaaaaaagatggattCGGATGTACTAAGTCAGGGAGCTGGAGTTTAGATTCTAAACTCAGAACTGGGACCAGGTCACTTGAGGTAACTTTTAGCTGTACAACAGCGCTGCTCTGTTTATCTTTACTCACCTTCTCCTGTACAATGACTGTAGCAGTCTGTTATTTTACAGTTTGTTCTTCTGCAGTAGGttttaaatattccttcttATAAGTTTGTCATGGTTCATTCCATGTTACCCATTTGGCTTCCCTGATGGTTCAGTCCTGAGTTGTTTACCCCAAGATTTTCCCACCAAGTGCGTGTCAATCCCCCTGTCTATCAAAGATAGCACACCCTTTTTGTTCTGGAATGTTCACTGTCTTTCATCCCTTCCTCGAAGCAAGATTGGATTGCAAGGTTTGCTCCTTCCCCTTGTTGGCTTCTATTGGATAGCCCTTACCCTGCACTCCTTCCCTAATGCCTTCCCATTGGTAAAAAGTTGTGTCCTCCCCTTATTCCCTCCCCTCCTTAAAAGCAGGTTTTTGCCCTCAGTTATGGTCACTTGTCCCTGACTCCTCAGGGGAAATAAATCTTCCCTGGAACTCAAACCAAGTGATCCCTCTCTATTCCTTCACCTCGGTCCCTCGTATTGGGTCGCTGCTGTGTCACCCACACCACAGGCgtctgctgcagggagctgcgAGCCCCTGGACGCGCTGCCACCTGGGAGCGTCTCCGTAGGGATGCAGGGCAGCCTCTCTGGTGACTGCCCATTGTCTCAGGGAGTGAGCTGGCCAGATTGAACAATAATATTCattcataaaaaataagaagcttgactaggccaatattcaagcagcaatcaatttatgaattaatatggtaaagtatgagcaatacagtgctgggtacagtgggggaagttttcctTCCAACTGCACACTGATAGTTGAGGCTTACAGGTATTTGTAGGGGTACTCAtcagctttctcagcagtttaTATTCCAATTTTTACTCATCAGCAGTTTCTAGTCCCAATTTTTACATCACAATTCCATACACTATTGTGATATAGTTGTTCTCAGGATGTATCCCAAAAGGAGTATCCCCAGATGGTGGTGGTCCGGTTcccaaaagaagaaagatgaatCTCATCTAGTGaagtccagctccccagatgtgGGTCCACCTTTTAATTGCAAAGACTATAAATCTAATAACAGTGATGTCTTGCTTCCCTTGGTCAAAACTATAAATCCTTGAGttgatgttcatcttccttttttaagctgcttttctctgctttattaaGGCATGAGAtaagcatatttcctttatgTATATTCTAAAGCTAGAGTTTCAAGGATACAAACagtattctaaaattatacttcaaaaggttattattGCAGAACTCTTTAAGGCTTAACtacaagcaaaaagcaacatcCTTAACACTTTAATTCAAATGCTCCTAAGTCAACTAAGGttaattgcaaacaaaagataggttcaaaggccttcttccatgctttacTTTCTTCAGTTATTATTCGAATTCGCAACTGCCCCATGGTTGGTCTCCACACATACGGcaatcacaaatacacacattgCCTGTATGTACCTGACACGAAACACAGCAGCCTGCAGTTACAAGTGACAAACTGTTTATCTTTTCTAATTTCTAAACTATGGATTTGGGAATAGATTTTGATAAGCAGCACCAATCAGCAGATATTTACCtcaaaattattaagaaaaagaaataatttgcttgCATAACAGTGGAGGAATCCACTTCTTCCCTAGTTATATTTAACACTGGGGTTTGCATTCCAAATATTGGAGTGCTAAGgtgttattttttcagaaaagtttaCTAGCACTCCAGTCAAGATGCCTTGAAGCTGAAGTCACGAATCCTCTTGTGTGGGCTGTGTGTAACCCAGCTACAGCAGGACTGCGCGTCCCAGgactttctgcctttctctaAAAAGATCTTACCACTGCAGCCAGAAGTCACTGAAGAACCTTCCTGCACTGTCTTATCCTGAGGTGGCTGCATGGTCCTTTCTAACTGTGAAACGCAAATGTGAGCATAACCCAGATGTTATTGTAACAAAGTATCTCCTCCTTTGTAGCTGCATATTGTGCATTACAACTCTGAGAAATACCCAGATATAACTGCAGCAATGGACAAAGCAGATGGACTGGCTGTTTTGGCTGTTCTCCTTGAGGTAGGCTGCAggatctttattttctgtttgtttagaATATGCTTTCAATCATTCAGTTATGAGAGACATTTAATGTACAAAATCACCTACATTCtttacattattattatcacATACAGTGGCTGAATAAAGgatcttcctttcctctttcacaaagaaataaaaagagtcAGATTCTAGCAGCACATACCAAATCAGGAGCGAATGCCACAAAAAGACGAATTCTGAGTATTTCCTCATGTTTTTTAGTAAATTAACTTCAGCTATCTTAAATCCATTTCTGCATTCATTTGCAAACTAATGATTGGTAGCATTTATCAAATAAGAGGCAACAGTGAATTTCAAGCTCGTTCACTCAAAGCTGCCTACTGTAGCATGAAGCAGTTTGAACACAGCAGAgaggcacaggcaggcacaACCCTGCCTTTGACCACTGTATGTAATTAGGATTTAACCACAGCCTTCTTCCTGCTAACTTCCCAGATTCTTTGAATCACAGATTACAGAAAATGAGTACATTCAGTGACATTTTAAGATGTCAGGACAGCTTTccaatttttctctcttaagtCCACATATGAAGATAATAATGgtcttaaataaaaagaaaaaaaattagtagcTTGTATGTGTATAATTCTTATTGAGGATTAAAATTCCTCAGTAAGATAActgtaaagataatttttaaatgtgaggATTTTCTGCAGtataacaaagcaaaaccacaagTTTCCACACTTCCatcaaaaagtaaaatgttCCAGTTAGCAAACAAAGTTCACATTGGTATTACCCAAGCTCACACCCTAGCACCTCTAAGATTCTGAAAGTAATTTTGTGTTAAATTTCAGTTAATTTGGAAGTCGTAGCTGTGAAAAGTGTTAGAGTATTGTACATTACACTAGAAAATAATACTGGGATTCTGGTTATTTCTAAGCAATGGTATTTGAAAATCAAGTTAATGAACAATGGAGATTAGCTCTTGGAAATCCTTTCAGACAGCTGGTGGGTATTACAGTTAATGTAAGGATACCAGTTTACTATGTCTGGCTGTCAGAGGAGTtgctcagcaccagctctgAAGAGTTAATAAAAAAGGCATTGATTATTAGACTGAAAAGCTACTGgtagcagcagaaaaacagtCTTGTGTGTTAGATGAGTTATAGTCTTGGTCAGATAGTTGAGCTGTAGGCCTGTGGCCCTGTGGTACCCAACAGTGTCATTCTTTACCTCCCCAGACTGTGAGAAGCAGCACTATAAAAATGTTTGTGGGTGGAAAAATGTGCCTTTGACTGGAAACCAGGAGATGATCTGAGAAGCCTGGCAGCTGAGAACTTCTGCCTGCAAtgctttcagaggaaaaggcttCTCTTCATTTGCACAGCACTCTGAGCAGGCAAGGGCAATAGGGTCAGTGTACACAAAAGGTCTGCACTGCAGTTGTAAAGGTAGCAATACAACACAGAAGCACTTAtagccctggagcaggaatattttcatgGCTTTGAGGACAGAGGGAATGTTTTGAGTTATAAAATACCTATGCCATTCTAGTACATTAATATCTGGACAGTGGAAGCCCTTGCCTTAGGACAGGCCAGAAGCACAGACTCATATTCAGACTAGTGATTTGCAGCTGTTGATAATGTGATCATTGCAGATTGGACCCTTCAGCCCATCCTATGAAAAGATCTTCAGGCACTTCCGGAATGTGAAATACAAAGGTAAGTGGCTAAATCAGATTGAGAATGGCTGAGAGTATCAGGTGTCACCCTGAGAAGGATTGAACTGGCTGAAGAAACAGTCCAGAGATCCCACACAAATCTGTCACAGACTGGGAAAGGCTTCCAAATGCAGTGCATTCCTGGGAAGAGCGTATGGCTAGCATGCCCCCTGTGATTTTGACTGGGCCTTATTTGTCCCACATAGTGTTTTTTAGTTAATATGGCCACAGTTTATCTTAGAGGACTCTGATTTGGTGTCTCAGACAAGATTTGTACATaggaaacttaaaaaaatgtagTCCTTATTAAACTGGGATCGCCTCTgctaaaagatatttttcttttcctagtgATATGACACTGAAAATATCCTACTTACTGAAAAGCAAATTCACTTCACCTGTGTAGTCATGATGCAATATTTAACACAAACCCCCTTTTTTAGATCAGAAGGTCCTGGTCCCTGGTTTCAATATTCAAGAACTGCTTCCTGACAGACTGGATGAGTATTATCGCTACGAAGGCTCCCTGACAACTCCTCCCTGCTACCCAAGCGTTCTCTGGACAGTTTTCCGACACCCTCTTAAAATTTCTCAAGAGCAGGCAAGTTCCAAGTTCCAGCAAGCACATTTCCCTCACTGGTGTCTGATAAAGAACAGTAAATACATAGTCTCATTTCCTGGATTTCTCATATGTTCCTGTAAAACTGAGCAGTGACCATTGCTGAAATCCTTTAAGTGGGAAGAACAGCACAGAACTGGCATAAATAAATATCCCATTTTGTTTGTTGTTAGCACGTTCTCAGTTGGCCAGAACAAAGGACAGACAGCTGCACATCAATTGGTACAGTATCAGCTTGAAAAAGTTCCAGTCAAGTGAGatgaattttgattttcattatgTACTTACTCCCTGGCTCCAAGTCTTTCAATGAGTAACCTGCAGAGTATTGTTTGGGCTCCGTATCTGAACATTAATCACCAAGTGTTTTGGTGTTACTTTGATCCTGATGGACCTGGGTGGGTTGGAAAGTTTCTAAAAAGCTTGTGTTGTGTTATTGATCCATCTTGAGTTCCCTAACTTTTCTCCCATCTTACATTTTTTGTGCTTATCTATTTACCTTCTTTTGCTCTTAGGTGGCCACTTACCTAGACTATAAACTCAAAATCACTATCTTCTGATTCACCTAATTATAGACACAGGGGAAAATATTATTAGCAAAATCTCAGATCAAATTACTGCAAGCTCcttgttttgaaaatacattctcAGCTTCTGTCAGACCATGTCTCTACCCAAATAAAGAACTCTTTCAAAAAGTAGCCTTTAATACTACTTAGGAGTTAGACTGTGCCAGGGAGAGTATGCTGGGAAGTTTACCATGTTTCCTCCCATTGAGTTTTCCTGGCCAACAATCTGATAGTAAGCAGTAGTTTCACCAGAATGTAAACAAAATACAGGTATAGACTTGGAGATGTCACACTGTTTAAACATTATTCTGTATTTGGGTTCACAGGCCACATGAAACTTAATTATTAATGTATCCCCTTCCCTTTGACTAcaccttcttcttttttccaaacACTCCCAGTGATCACACACAGGCACTGCTTTCTCTGTATTCTGTGAGCTGATCAGGTGCATCCCTTTATAGTTACTGGCACTGGAAACAGCCATGTACTGCACAGAGCGTGATGACCCAGAACCCCTGGAAATGGTTGATAACTTCAGAAATGTTCAGGAATTCCATGAAAGACTGGTTTTTATCTCCTTCCGTGAAGGTGAGTTGTATGAACGCTTCTGTGCAAAGAAACAGTGCACAGTGATCTGTGTAAATGTGAAGTACTGAAATGGCAGTCCTGTCCGACTGTACCACTACAAAAACACATCTGTCTCCCTGCAGTTCACTTTGTTGCCTTTTCTTCTCATATTGCATTGTGCATGGGCAACTCTACAAGAATAAGGTATTCCCAGGGTAggcaagaatttttttccacagtggGTAATCAGAGAAGCCCTGCAACCCTTCTGATCAAAGGCAAGGAGATAAAATAAGGAAGACATGATTGGCCTTGTCATGCTTTGCAGAAGTATTTGCTGTCACTCTAAATACTAAACAGCTCCACAGCTGAGGTGTTTCAGCCAGTGTAAGTGCTTAAGATGGCCTTGTCTCACCAGTGACATTTGCTGTTCTCAGCTAGGTCAGGCTTGATCTTATGCAGACCACACATTTAAAAGGAGTCCTAACTTCAGGGACACTGTTTTGGGGAAATTACACAGAATCAAAAAAGGTCCTTGAGGAATTCAAGCTTGGCAAATAAATATAATTCATAACACTGGATTCAGTgctacaaattaaaaaaaaaaaacaaaacaaaacaccaccaTTTTACAAGGAAGAACTGATTCAAAAGCTTAACTCTGCAGTGTTACACAATGACAACAACACGTAAGTTTGGCTGGGGGGCTTTGCACAAAAGTCTGCATCTGTGGTGAGAAGCTGAGCTATACCTCACAGAAAGGCCTTTGAGTACATTGTGCAAAATGTATTGTTCCAACTTCTTTGTTGTCTTGCAAACATTTACTCTTAAGGATCTGTGAAGCTGGCGTGGACACTCAAGGTAGATGATTTTAGGCAAGCCACTGCACTATTTGAAATTATAagatttataaaagaaaaagcagactTCACCAAAAAGATTAGCCAAGCAGTAAACTTTCACATTAATAAAATGTGTTAGCACATCATTTCAACTTCGCCTCccattttcttcactgtttagatgaaaaaacagaaaacacaagttGTCTGTTTTGGACACAACAGAAACAGTTCCCTGCAGGCACACTGCAGTAGCTCTTCTTGCCATTCCCCTCTGCAGACAGACCCTTTGATAAAGTATCTCTTCTAATAGAAAGttataaagaagaaaagtgaaaattagaGATCAGCCAAAACAAATCCTGGGCAGAACGTTTCTCTGAAATCAGAGATGATTTAGATTTGTCACCAAAAGTTGGCTGATATCTTAAAATGAGAATTACATGAGAAGTGCTCTTGTTGCTAGATTCTAAACATAATACTTAAGAAGATTTTACAATTTAACAAGTTTACCAAATTGTCAACAGTTCCTAACATCTCTGTGATTAATATAGAAAGTGATACTAGTTGCACAAACAATATTTTGAGTAAATGAAAAGATGACTGAATagtgaaagaggggaaaaaccaGATTGTGTCagccttttttctccttttatggGTTGGCCAACCAGAAAAACACCCCCCATGGCATTCTTATATGACCACAAAACGGTTAAAACTTTCTTCTCCAACCTCCAATCTCAAACACtagctgctggctgctgactAGAGAGCTAGCTGGGTTCAGAATGGTTATTTAATCATCATCTTCAGATCACTGCTCAAGCCAGATTATGTGCAATGATTTCAACCAGCAGAATTTGCAATGCAGTTTCCACATTTCTGAGACTAAGGCTTCCTCTGCAGGTCTTAAATCCCTGCACAATCCACGGTAGCAATGCCACTGCAGAAATGCTTCCTGAAGCACCAGAAGTTCCAGGGTGAGCACCACCCTTGTGATTACTCCAGGTTCACCACA
This sequence is a window from Camarhynchus parvulus chromosome 10, STF_HiC, whole genome shotgun sequence. Protein-coding genes within it:
- the CA12 gene encoding carbonic anhydrase 12, translated to MSAKSFSIVTVATVLIFFQKIQLSLQAPLNASKWSYIGPDGEKTWPKKYPFCGGVFQSPIDFHKAILQYDSNLLPLEFIGYNVPSTDQFTLINNGHSVKMYLSPAMSIRNLPFEYTASQLHLHWGNQNKSEGSEHTVGGKHFAAELHIVHYNSEKYPDITAAMDKADGLAVLAVLLEIGPFSPSYEKIFRHFRNVKYKDQKVLVPGFNIQELLPDRLDEYYRYEGSLTTPPCYPSVLWTVFRHPLKISQEQLLALETAMYCTERDDPEPLEMVDNFRNVQEFHERLVFISFREGFVVSVVIACILGVLIILAVAFWLLKKKSCKRGGGDNRGVIYKPGMYKEKEDISKI